A single region of the Cyanobacteriota bacterium genome encodes:
- a CDS encoding phycobiliprotein lyase: MIFLSQLTRLSLDAVVRAFFQQSEGTWRSQRRYYTLHQGETQEVVSLLNVQFLDRGCEALCKLAQLHNLSDELRLACGVLVTWESNYVGPSPRQTQGATVFGVEGTNLYRDRGFSTSKPIIAQFSMRDEKTMVLRTEYSGNSFEEEVRLIGTRYRTRQTIISRAGEEQMIGQYLESRIN, from the coding sequence ATGATTTTCTTGTCTCAATTGACCCGACTCTCTCTTGATGCAGTAGTACGAGCATTTTTCCAGCAATCAGAGGGGACTTGGCGATCGCAACGTCGCTACTACACCCTTCATCAAGGGGAAACTCAGGAAGTTGTAAGCTTGCTGAATGTGCAATTTTTGGACAGAGGCTGCGAAGCTTTGTGTAAACTAGCTCAGTTGCACAACTTGTCCGATGAGCTGCGCTTGGCTTGCGGTGTTTTGGTTACATGGGAAAGCAACTACGTAGGGCCAAGTCCTCGTCAAACTCAAGGAGCGACCGTCTTTGGCGTGGAGGGCACTAACCTGTACCGCGATCGGGGCTTTTCGACTAGTAAGCCCATCATTGCTCAGTTCTCTATGCGAGACGAAAAAACCATGGTGTTGCGGACTGAATACAGTGGCAACTCCTTCGAGGAGGAAGTGCGACTGATTGGAACCCGCTATCGCACGCGCCAAACGATTATTTCTAGAGCTGGCGAAGAACAGATGATTGGACAGTACCTAGAGAGTCGGATTAACTAA